In one window of Nodosilinea sp. PGN35 DNA:
- the ftsY gene encoding signal recognition particle-docking protein FtsY has translation MAGFNWFQRGFNKSDSADAEAKAEAKAPEPAPATAPAAPQLSSEDYLKWAKAAYQNIQKQQAEAKTEDTAAAAPAEAPEETVTTVTETEVGAVEEPEMAEPVVETEVAEPAETVDAEADAAIAESSDAEPAIESAVVEPAAAAAPAVEPAAAEPEPEPEPEPAAPRPFWAQAEEERLERLAQLEATAIAEPEPEPAPVAAVAAPPAPVLPDIDLDEAFLWSAEVLAAQGRRPDDISAEEITWLNKLRQGLNKTRLSLVNQLKAIVGQGPLNDDAVMEIEALLLQADVGVAATDKVIAALQARMREEVLPPDQAIAYLKSILRDMLDAPLADSHNLAFTPEKGSFNIWLMTGVNGAGKTTTIGKLAHIAKKSGYNTLIAAADTFRAAAVEQVKTWGARSDVEVIANPGQNTDPAAVVYDAIAASQSRNIELLLVDTAGRLQNKKNLMDELAKIRRIVDKKAPDAHVEALLVLDATLGQNGLRQAEVFAEAANLSGVVLTKLDGTAKGGVALAVVEQLGLPIRFIGAGEGIEDLRPFSSYEFVEALVSG, from the coding sequence ATGGCTGGGTTCAACTGGTTTCAGCGCGGTTTCAACAAGTCTGACAGCGCCGATGCTGAGGCTAAGGCTGAGGCTAAAGCCCCAGAACCCGCTCCAGCCACCGCCCCGGCCGCCCCGCAGCTCTCGTCCGAAGACTACTTGAAGTGGGCCAAGGCCGCCTACCAAAACATTCAGAAACAGCAGGCTGAGGCCAAGACTGAAGATACCGCCGCCGCCGCACCCGCTGAAGCGCCGGAAGAGACCGTCACTACGGTGACCGAGACTGAGGTTGGGGCCGTTGAAGAGCCTGAGATGGCTGAGCCAGTCGTTGAAACTGAAGTTGCAGAACCAGCGGAAACAGTTGACGCTGAGGCAGATGCGGCCATTGCAGAATCCTCAGACGCTGAGCCTGCCATAGAATCCGCCGTCGTCGAACCCGCTGCCGCTGCTGCTCCCGCCGTGGAGCCAGCAGCGGCAGAACCCGAGCCGGAACCTGAGCCAGAACCCGCCGCCCCTCGTCCCTTTTGGGCACAGGCGGAGGAAGAACGCTTAGAACGTCTGGCCCAGCTCGAGGCAACGGCGATCGCCGAACCCGAGCCCGAGCCAGCCCCCGTGGCCGCCGTCGCTGCACCGCCCGCCCCCGTTCTGCCCGACATTGACCTCGACGAAGCCTTTCTCTGGTCGGCGGAGGTGCTCGCCGCCCAGGGCCGTCGCCCCGACGATATCTCTGCCGAAGAGATCACCTGGCTCAACAAACTGCGCCAGGGGCTCAACAAAACCCGCCTCAGCCTGGTCAACCAGCTCAAGGCCATCGTCGGCCAGGGGCCGCTCAACGACGACGCGGTGATGGAAATTGAGGCCCTGCTGCTCCAGGCCGATGTGGGCGTCGCCGCCACCGATAAAGTGATTGCCGCCCTGCAAGCCCGCATGCGCGAGGAGGTGCTGCCGCCCGATCAGGCGATCGCCTACCTCAAATCCATTCTGCGGGATATGCTCGATGCGCCTTTGGCCGACTCCCACAACCTGGCGTTTACCCCTGAAAAGGGCAGCTTCAACATCTGGCTGATGACCGGGGTCAACGGCGCGGGCAAAACCACCACCATCGGCAAGCTGGCCCACATCGCTAAAAAGTCAGGCTACAACACGCTGATTGCCGCCGCCGACACCTTCCGCGCCGCCGCCGTGGAACAGGTCAAAACCTGGGGTGCCCGCAGCGACGTGGAGGTGATCGCCAACCCAGGACAGAACACCGACCCGGCGGCGGTGGTCTACGATGCGATCGCCGCCTCCCAATCCCGCAACATTGAGCTGCTGCTGGTTGACACCGCCGGTCGCCTGCAAAACAAAAAGAACCTGATGGACGAGCTGGCTAAAATTCGCCGCATCGTCGACAAAAAAGCCCCCGATGCCCATGTCGAAGCGCTGCTGGTGCTCGACGCCACCCTGGGCCAAAACGGCCTGCGCCAGGCGGAAGTCTTTGCCGAAGCCGCCAACCTCAGCGGCGTGGTGCTCACCAAGCTCGACGGCACCGCCAAAGGCGGCGTTGCCCTGGCGGTGGTCGAGCAGCTAGGGCTACCCATTCGCTTTATTGGCGCGGGGGAAGGCATTGAAGATTTACGGCCCTTCTCCAGCTATGAGTTTGTCGAAGCCCTGGTGAGCGGTTGA
- the nusB gene encoding transcription antitermination factor NusB encodes MQARRMARELALLGLSQLSDKPGKPASPALVSQDFEKLLLAAIQTLTAEAKDALETASDELKRGNQHLVDSGTRASDVEQGRAMVEDAIALTQTAINRLAHAVELPEFIRLSNQSEIEAFALELLTHTAKHQAQVDTILDEAMVAWNLKRLPRIDRDILRLAVVEMNYLGTPDRVAINEAVELAKRYSDDDGYRFINGVLRRVVGRGEESPVELEADSPVG; translated from the coding sequence ATGCAAGCCCGCCGTATGGCCCGCGAGCTGGCCCTGCTGGGCCTCAGCCAGCTTTCTGACAAACCCGGCAAACCGGCGTCCCCAGCCCTGGTATCACAAGATTTTGAAAAGCTGCTGCTGGCGGCCATTCAAACCCTCACCGCCGAGGCCAAAGATGCTCTCGAAACCGCCTCTGACGAACTCAAGCGCGGCAACCAGCACCTGGTTGACAGCGGCACCCGCGCCAGCGATGTCGAGCAGGGCCGGGCTATGGTCGAAGATGCGATCGCCCTCACCCAGACCGCCATCAACCGCCTGGCCCACGCCGTGGAGCTGCCCGAATTCATTCGCCTCAGCAACCAGTCTGAGATCGAAGCCTTTGCCCTAGAGCTGCTCACCCACACCGCCAAACACCAGGCCCAGGTCGATACCATTCTCGACGAAGCCATGGTGGCCTGGAACCTGAAGCGCCTGCCCCGCATCGATCGCGACATCTTGCGCCTGGCCGTGGTCGAAATGAACTACCTGGGCACCCCCGACCGGGTGGCCATCAACGAGGCGGTGGAGTTGGCCAAGCGCTACAGCGACGACGACGGCTACCGCTTTATCAACGGCGTGCTGCGCCGGGTGGTGGGCCGCGGAGAAGAGAGCCCGGTGGAACTGGAGGCCGACAGCCCCGTAGGGTAA
- a CDS encoding DUF502 domain-containing protein codes for MDLNGSPTLNNPPLSSPEPPVLQKIKQDLKNDLIAGLLVVIPLATTIWLTITISGWVVRLLTRFPKQLTPFDGLNPVLVNFINLLIGLSVPLLAILIIGLMARNIAGRWLLDVGEKVVQSIPLAGSVYKTLQQLLQTVFQDSSTRFRRVVLVEYPRKGVWAIAFVTGAMTAATAPSTAAMLSVFVPTTPNPTSGWYAIVPETDVINLSISIEDAFKVLLSGGIVGPNLASAVPSERIVPVVEEGQAPISLGQSDAALVPDRAAESADYPQQLSVLPVDEDC; via the coding sequence ATGGACTTAAACGGTTCGCCTACCCTGAACAATCCGCCGCTCTCCAGCCCCGAGCCCCCCGTGCTGCAAAAGATCAAGCAAGACCTGAAAAACGATCTGATTGCCGGGCTGCTGGTCGTCATTCCCCTGGCCACCACCATCTGGCTGACGATCACTATCTCGGGCTGGGTGGTGCGTCTGCTGACTCGCTTTCCCAAGCAGCTCACCCCCTTTGACGGCCTCAACCCGGTATTGGTCAACTTCATCAATCTGCTGATTGGCCTGTCGGTGCCCCTGCTGGCCATCTTGATCATTGGTCTGATGGCTCGCAATATTGCCGGGCGCTGGCTGCTCGACGTGGGCGAAAAAGTAGTGCAGTCGATTCCGCTGGCCGGGTCGGTGTACAAAACCCTGCAACAGCTGCTTCAGACTGTCTTTCAAGACTCCAGCACGCGCTTTCGGCGGGTGGTGCTGGTGGAATACCCGCGCAAGGGCGTGTGGGCGATCGCCTTCGTGACCGGAGCGATGACCGCCGCCACTGCCCCCAGCACCGCCGCCATGCTCAGCGTGTTTGTGCCCACCACCCCCAACCCCACCAGCGGCTGGTACGCCATCGTCCCCGAAACCGACGTGATCAACCTGTCGATTTCTATTGAAGATGCCTTCAAGGTGTTGCTCTCGGGCGGTATTGTCGGCCCCAACCTGGCCTCAGCGGTGCCGTCCGAGCGCATTGTGCCGGTGGTTGAAGAGGGGCAGGCTCCCATCTCCCTGGGCCAGAGCGATGCGGCCCTGGTTCCCGACCGGGCCGCCGAGTCAGCCGACTACCCCCAGCAACTTTCCGTCTTGCCGGTAGACGAAGATTGCTAA
- the mgtE gene encoding magnesium transporter, with translation MTEAQNTPTTLTVDRRELQELVRSQLQVLLEQGNLPGAKALLVPVQPADIAEAIEDLPEAMQAIAFRLLGKGEAIEVYENLDTSVQQALIEDFKRQDVLDIVDKMSPDDRARLFDELPAKFVRSLLTQLSPQEREATAQLLGYEAGTAGRIMTPEYVALKEGWTVLRALDYIRSRAFVSETIYYLFVTDAARRMTGIISLRHLVTGQPEQTIGDLMTREVISVRTDTDQEEVARLVQRYDFLAVPVVDTEERLVGIITVDDLIDVIEAETTEDIYALGGVQSGGDSYFQSNLFDVARKRVVWLSVLLITNTVTTAVIRSQEDILQQVVALAAFIPLLIGSGGNVGAQSSTVVIRGLNTQEISSKQALSVIRREAIAGTVLGLMLGAVVTVWAYLLQGNLPVAMTVGISLVAISILASTAGGTLPILFQSLGFDPALMSAPFITTIVDVLGVLLYLTLARHLLDLT, from the coding sequence TTGACCGAGGCGCAGAACACACCGACTACCCTCACCGTAGACCGTAGGGAGCTGCAAGAGCTGGTGCGATCGCAGCTTCAGGTATTGCTGGAGCAGGGCAATTTGCCAGGGGCCAAGGCGCTGCTGGTGCCGGTGCAGCCTGCCGACATTGCCGAGGCCATCGAAGATCTGCCCGAGGCCATGCAGGCGATCGCCTTTCGGCTGCTGGGCAAAGGGGAGGCGATCGAGGTCTACGAAAACCTCGACACCAGTGTGCAGCAGGCGCTGATTGAAGATTTCAAACGCCAGGACGTGCTCGACATCGTCGATAAAATGTCCCCCGACGACCGGGCCAGACTCTTTGACGAGCTGCCCGCCAAATTTGTGCGCAGCCTGCTGACCCAGCTCAGCCCCCAGGAGCGCGAGGCCACCGCCCAGCTGCTGGGCTACGAGGCGGGCACCGCCGGGCGGATCATGACCCCCGAGTACGTCGCCCTCAAGGAGGGCTGGACGGTGCTGCGCGCCCTCGACTACATTCGCAGCCGCGCCTTCGTCAGCGAAACCATCTACTATCTGTTTGTCACCGATGCCGCCCGGCGCATGACCGGCATTATCTCCCTGCGGCACCTGGTTACCGGTCAGCCCGAGCAGACCATCGGCGACCTGATGACCCGCGAGGTGATCTCGGTACGCACCGACACCGATCAAGAAGAAGTCGCCCGCCTGGTGCAGCGCTACGACTTTCTGGCGGTGCCGGTGGTCGATACCGAAGAGCGCCTGGTGGGCATCATCACCGTCGATGACCTGATCGACGTGATTGAGGCCGAAACCACCGAAGACATCTATGCTCTGGGCGGCGTGCAGAGCGGCGGCGACAGCTATTTTCAGTCCAACCTGTTCGATGTGGCCCGCAAGCGGGTGGTGTGGCTCTCGGTGCTGCTGATCACCAACACCGTCACCACCGCCGTAATTCGCAGCCAGGAAGACATTTTGCAGCAGGTGGTGGCCCTGGCCGCATTTATTCCCCTGCTGATTGGCAGCGGCGGGAACGTGGGGGCACAGTCGTCTACCGTGGTGATTCGCGGCCTCAATACCCAGGAGATTAGCTCCAAGCAGGCGCTTTCGGTCATTCGGCGGGAGGCGATCGCCGGTACCGTGCTGGGCCTCATGCTGGGGGCAGTGGTCACGGTGTGGGCCTACCTGCTCCAGGGCAACCTGCCCGTCGCCATGACCGTCGGCATCAGCCTGGTGGCCATTTCGATTCTGGCCTCCACCGCCGGGGGCACGCTGCCCATTTTGTTCCAGAGCCTGGGATTTGACCCGGCCCTGATGTCGGCCCCCTTCATCACCACCATTGTCGATGTGTTGGGGGTGCTGCTGTACCTCACCCTGGCCCGCCACCTGCTGGACTTGACCTAG
- a CDS encoding serine/threonine-protein kinase — protein MDLVRAASDPIDGRYRILRPLGQGSSGTTYAAEVLATGQTIALKELSLRGLQDWKKIELFEREARILKTLNHPAIPQYIDFFHVDTADNRWFYLAQDLAVGTSLADWVEGGGRVDEAEARRIAAEVLQVLVYLHGLNPPVIHRDIKPQNVIRRDDGHVYLVDFGAVQTVYRDSLRQGSTVVGTYGYMAPEQFRGQAVPATDLYGLGATLLFLLTHQSPADLPQERLRIGFRPYVAVSDAFADWLDQLIDPLVEDRFASAQVALAALTAPASPARAYPRPLAPRPPTGTRVQVQKSPTTLSITMPPPGLRGETLGIGLFGLLWNGGVLLWVVMAIAGGAWFASFFAVPFFVVGFGMIAGVANALLAHVTLRLDRQRFCLTRRLPWRTRQIEGSTADLAKVELQTAYTHNGRPVETIALLDGINQHRFGTPLTAVEKAWLVAEIDAFIHQAEGNPGAL, from the coding sequence ATGGATCTTGTCCGCGCCGCCAGTGACCCTATCGATGGCCGCTACCGCATTCTGCGCCCCCTGGGCCAGGGCAGCAGCGGCACCACCTACGCCGCCGAGGTCTTGGCTACCGGCCAGACCATTGCCCTTAAAGAGCTCTCCCTGCGCGGCCTGCAAGACTGGAAAAAGATCGAGCTGTTTGAGCGTGAGGCCCGCATTCTCAAGACCCTCAACCATCCGGCGATTCCCCAGTATATTGACTTCTTTCATGTTGACACCGCCGACAACCGCTGGTTTTATCTGGCCCAAGACCTGGCAGTGGGCACCTCCCTGGCCGACTGGGTGGAGGGCGGTGGTCGGGTCGATGAGGCCGAAGCTCGCCGCATCGCCGCCGAGGTGCTCCAGGTGCTGGTCTATCTGCACGGCCTCAACCCGCCGGTGATTCACCGCGACATTAAGCCGCAAAACGTCATTCGCCGCGACGATGGCCACGTTTACTTAGTCGATTTTGGCGCGGTACAGACTGTTTACCGCGACAGCCTGCGCCAGGGCAGCACGGTGGTCGGCACCTACGGCTATATGGCCCCCGAGCAGTTTCGCGGTCAGGCGGTGCCCGCCACCGACCTCTATGGTCTGGGGGCCACGCTGCTCTTTTTGCTCACCCACCAGTCGCCCGCCGACCTGCCCCAGGAGCGGCTGCGCATTGGCTTTCGCCCCTACGTGGCGGTGTCAGACGCCTTTGCCGACTGGCTCGACCAGCTGATCGACCCCCTGGTGGAGGATCGCTTTGCCTCGGCCCAGGTGGCGCTGGCGGCCCTCACCGCGCCTGCCTCTCCGGCTCGGGCCTATCCTCGGCCTCTGGCCCCGCGCCCGCCGACGGGTACCCGCGTGCAGGTGCAGAAGTCGCCCACCACCCTCAGCATCACCATGCCGCCTCCCGGTCTGCGCGGCGAGACCCTGGGCATTGGCCTGTTTGGCCTGCTGTGGAATGGGGGGGTGCTGCTGTGGGTCGTAATGGCGATCGCCGGGGGAGCCTGGTTTGCCAGCTTCTTTGCCGTACCGTTCTTCGTCGTCGGCTTTGGCATGATTGCCGGGGTGGCCAACGCCCTGCTGGCCCACGTGACGCTCCGCCTTGATCGCCAGCGGTTCTGCCTCACCCGTCGCCTGCCCTGGCGGACGCGGCAGATCGAAGGCAGCACCGCCGATTTGGCCAAGGTCGAGCTACAGACGGCCTACACCCACAACGGTCGCCCGGTCGAAACCATTGCGCTGCTAGATGGCATCAACCAGCACCGGTTTGGCACGCCGCTGACGGCGGTAGAAAAAGCCTGGCTGGTGGCTGAAATCGACGCGTTTATTCATCAGGCCGAGGGAAATCCCGGCGCTCTTTGA
- the cobU gene encoding bifunctional adenosylcobinamide kinase/adenosylcobinamide-phosphate guanylyltransferase: protein MSSHPAITLVTGPARSGKSEWAEALATHSGRSVVYIATSTIDPADLDWQQRVALHRDRRPSHWQLQEVPIALPKAIHTATAEDCLLIDSLGTWLANLLDQDDATWQTTVDALVEGLRQTPATVILVSEETGWGVVPAYPVGRLFRDRLGSLTRQVGTVAGAVYLVVAGYAVDVKALGQQV, encoded by the coding sequence TTGTCGTCCCACCCTGCCATCACCTTAGTCACCGGCCCGGCGCGATCGGGCAAAAGCGAGTGGGCCGAGGCCCTAGCCACCCACTCGGGCCGGTCGGTCGTCTACATTGCCACCTCCACCATTGACCCGGCAGATTTGGACTGGCAGCAGCGGGTGGCGCTGCACCGCGATCGCCGCCCATCCCACTGGCAGCTGCAAGAAGTGCCCATCGCCCTGCCCAAAGCAATCCACACCGCCACCGCTGAGGACTGCCTGCTGATCGACTCCCTCGGTACCTGGCTGGCCAACCTGCTCGACCAAGACGATGCCACCTGGCAAACCACCGTCGATGCCCTGGTCGAGGGTCTGCGGCAAACCCCCGCCACCGTAATTCTGGTCTCCGAAGAAACCGGCTGGGGCGTGGTGCCCGCCTACCCCGTGGGGCGACTGTTTCGCGATCGCCTCGGCTCCCTCACCCGCCAGGTTGGCACCGTCGCCGGAGCAGTGTACTTAGTAGTAGCGGGCTATGCGGTGGATGTAAAGGCGCTGGGGCAGCAGGTTTAG
- a CDS encoding metallophosphoesterase encodes MSSKLVTEPSIETKIRKMRQRVRWQHPQLVDRAIDQTHLVIDDGRADDETFSFLVVGDSGTGRHRTSSPQRQVAEQLLNHIDTARFTLHTGDVVYLVGSREQYPANFIKPYQEWLVGGDHYHRIKYDRMTLKHPILPVLGNHDYYDLPLLIGLASGITAPLRYALRSYIDLDVGWRGSDQGDAFARAFLDYLCGVPEARLPRHLDAHYTSSVGNVRALTYQPGQFTRLPNRYYSFRYGGIDFFALDSNTFNQPLPMAHGQAGRQALRQQCQQLEMQKAELLRQASIGVFGPDDEDHQEDLTERIEAIDEELNDIGKQLNSSRLTTVDTEQLQWLRDRLIDSWQDPAARGRILFFHHPPYVTEATKWGQGQTLAVRHHLRQVLNAVAAEVADISSDRPLVDLVLNGHAHCLDYVRTGDTGHGDAHIPWVICGGSGYSLRRQRQDGPELTEGLDGATRSVAKSHLYLGRTGDGSHLKRPYSGLRVNVASGSPPKLTVTPLVAEKADGQWKGYEMEGFEV; translated from the coding sequence ATGTCTTCCAAACTGGTAACCGAGCCCTCCATTGAGACCAAAATTCGCAAGATGCGGCAGCGGGTGCGGTGGCAGCACCCCCAGCTGGTCGATCGCGCCATTGACCAAACCCACCTGGTAATCGACGATGGCCGAGCCGACGACGAAACCTTTTCGTTTTTGGTGGTGGGCGACAGCGGCACCGGACGCCACCGCACCAGCAGCCCCCAGCGCCAGGTGGCCGAGCAGCTGTTGAACCACATCGACACAGCCCGCTTCACCCTCCACACCGGAGATGTGGTGTATCTGGTGGGCTCGCGGGAGCAGTATCCGGCGAACTTTATTAAGCCTTACCAGGAGTGGCTGGTGGGGGGCGACCACTACCACCGCATCAAGTACGATCGCATGACCCTTAAGCACCCGATCTTGCCGGTGCTGGGCAACCACGACTACTACGACCTGCCCCTGCTGATTGGGCTGGCCTCGGGCATTACTGCACCGCTGCGCTACGCCCTGCGATCCTATATCGATCTCGATGTGGGGTGGCGCGGCTCTGACCAGGGCGATGCCTTTGCCAGGGCGTTTTTAGACTACCTCTGTGGGGTGCCCGAGGCGCGGCTGCCCCGTCACCTCGATGCCCACTACACCAGCTCGGTGGGCAACGTCCGCGCCCTCACCTACCAGCCGGGCCAGTTTACCCGATTGCCCAACCGCTACTACAGCTTTCGCTACGGCGGCATCGACTTTTTTGCCCTCGACTCCAACACCTTTAACCAGCCGTTGCCCATGGCCCACGGCCAGGCCGGTCGTCAGGCCTTGCGGCAGCAGTGCCAGCAGCTCGAAATGCAGAAGGCCGAGCTGCTGCGCCAGGCCAGCATAGGGGTCTTTGGCCCCGACGATGAAGACCACCAGGAAGACCTCACCGAGCGCATTGAAGCCATCGACGAAGAACTGAACGACATTGGCAAACAGCTCAACAGCTCCCGCCTGACCACGGTGGATACCGAGCAGTTGCAGTGGCTGCGCGATCGCCTGATCGACTCCTGGCAAGACCCCGCCGCGCGCGGGCGCATTCTGTTCTTTCACCACCCCCCCTACGTCACCGAGGCCACCAAGTGGGGCCAGGGGCAAACCCTAGCGGTGCGCCACCACCTGCGCCAGGTGCTCAACGCCGTCGCCGCCGAAGTGGCAGACATTTCCTCAGATCGCCCCTTAGTCGATCTGGTGCTCAACGGCCATGCCCACTGCCTCGACTATGTGCGCACGGGCGACACAGGCCACGGCGATGCCCACATTCCCTGGGTGATCTGCGGCGGCAGCGGCTACAGCCTGCGCCGCCAGCGCCAGGACGGCCCTGAGCTCACCGAAGGGCTCGACGGTGCCACCCGCTCCGTCGCCAAGTCGCACCTGTACCTGGGCCGCACGGGCGATGGCAGCCACCTCAAACGGCCCTACTCGGGTTTGCGGGTCAATGTGGCTTCGGGCAGCCCGCCAAAGCTGACGGTGACCCCTCTGGTGGCAGAGAAAGCTGACGGCCAATGGAAGGGGTATGAGATGGAGGGGTTTGAGGTTTAG
- a CDS encoding class I SAM-dependent methyltransferase, translated as MGIYSERILPYLLDFSMADSILGRYRREVLADVSGDVLEVGFGTGLNLPYYPDHIRQLVTVDPSPGVHRLAQKRLAASPIVVEHRMVSGEALPMADHSFDSVVSTFTLCSIPDVEQALAEIYRVLRPGGRFFFVEHGLSDEPGIQRWQHRLTPIQKRIAGGCHIDRDMGQLIAQQFDQMELKTAYAEKLPKLAGYFYQGVAIKRGRAEAGD; from the coding sequence ATGGGCATTTACAGCGAGAGAATTCTGCCTTACCTGCTTGATTTTTCTATGGCCGATTCTATACTGGGGCGCTACCGGCGGGAAGTCTTGGCCGACGTGAGCGGCGACGTGCTGGAAGTTGGCTTTGGCACCGGGCTCAATCTGCCCTACTATCCTGACCACATTCGCCAGCTGGTCACGGTAGACCCCAGCCCTGGGGTGCATCGCCTGGCCCAAAAGCGTTTGGCGGCCTCGCCCATTGTGGTAGAACACCGCATGGTGAGCGGCGAGGCGCTGCCCATGGCCGACCACAGTTTTGACAGCGTGGTCAGCACGTTCACCCTGTGCAGTATTCCTGACGTTGAGCAGGCCCTGGCCGAAATCTACCGGGTGCTGCGGCCCGGCGGGCGCTTCTTTTTTGTCGAGCACGGCCTCAGCGACGAGCCCGGCATTCAGCGGTGGCAGCATCGACTCACCCCCATCCAAAAGCGCATCGCGGGCGGGTGCCACATTGACCGCGATATGGGCCAGCTGATCGCCCAGCAGTTCGACCAGATGGAGCTAAAGACCGCCTACGCTGAAAAGTTGCCCAAGCTGGCCGGATATTTCTATCAAGGGGTGGCAATTAAGCGTGGGCGAGCTGAGGCTGGTGATTGA
- a CDS encoding YihY/virulence factor BrkB family protein, which yields MISPKQVWRLLKQAFQAWSQDRASQLAAALAYYTLFSLAPLLILAIAIASLFFDNDAVRDQLMGQVEALMGSASADFVRTVLENANRPGENTGWVASAISVGLLLVGATGVLTQLQLALNTIWNLEARPGVGILDQLRKRLLSLGMIIVIGFLLLVSLIATSVISGLSDYLQSLMPGLGALVQLFNIVVAFGLTTLLFAMMFKYLPDAIIAWRNVWFGAAATAVLFSVGKYLIGLYLGNSGFASSYGAAGSVVILLVWVFYSAQILFYGAELTQVYSRSFGSPIRPNQYAVERKPTP from the coding sequence ATGATCAGCCCAAAGCAAGTGTGGCGACTGCTCAAGCAGGCGTTCCAGGCGTGGAGCCAGGATCGGGCGTCGCAGCTGGCCGCCGCCTTAGCTTACTACACGCTGTTTTCCCTAGCGCCGCTGCTGATTTTGGCGATCGCGATCGCCAGCCTGTTCTTTGACAACGACGCCGTGCGCGATCAGCTGATGGGGCAGGTGGAGGCACTGATGGGCAGCGCCAGCGCCGACTTTGTGCGCACGGTGCTAGAAAACGCCAACCGCCCCGGCGAGAACACGGGCTGGGTAGCGTCGGCCATCAGCGTGGGGCTGTTGCTGGTGGGAGCTACGGGGGTGTTGACGCAGCTTCAGCTGGCGCTCAACACCATCTGGAATTTGGAAGCCCGCCCTGGGGTAGGCATTTTAGACCAGCTGCGCAAGCGGCTGCTGTCGCTGGGAATGATTATTGTCATCGGCTTTTTGCTGCTGGTGTCGCTGATTGCCACTTCGGTGATATCGGGGCTGTCCGACTATCTCCAGTCGCTAATGCCGGGGTTAGGGGCGCTGGTGCAGCTGTTTAACATCGTGGTGGCCTTTGGCTTGACCACTCTGCTGTTTGCCATGATGTTTAAGTACTTGCCCGATGCTATTATTGCCTGGCGCAATGTGTGGTTTGGAGCCGCTGCCACCGCTGTTTTGTTCTCCGTGGGCAAGTATTTAATCGGCCTCTATCTGGGCAACAGCGGTTTTGCCTCCTCCTACGGGGCGGCGGGGTCGGTGGTTATTTTGCTGGTTTGGGTGTTTTATTCGGCCCAAATTTTGTTTTACGGAGCCGAACTCACCCAGGTCTACAGCCGCAGCTTTGGCTCGCCCATCAGGCCCAACCAGTATGCCGTTGAGCGCAAACCAACTCCCTAG
- a CDS encoding MgtC/SapB family protein, translating into MSPLIPIAWLAVAGRLAIASALGAIIGIDREFSHKAAGLRTNMLVSLGTALFTLVPIQSGMAQMDSNAMARVLQGIITGVGFVGAGSIFREDRVRGLTSATAIWVSAGAGVAAGLGLWQLGLLGTGFALVILRLVKFAEDHDKRPKP; encoded by the coding sequence ATGTCACCCCTCATACCGATTGCTTGGCTAGCGGTTGCGGGTCGCCTGGCGATCGCCTCTGCCCTCGGTGCCATAATTGGCATTGATCGAGAATTTAGCCACAAGGCCGCTGGGCTCAGAACCAACATGCTGGTGTCTCTGGGGACGGCCCTGTTTACGCTGGTGCCCATTCAGAGCGGTATGGCTCAGATGGACAGTAACGCCATGGCCCGCGTTTTACAGGGCATTATTACCGGGGTTGGGTTTGTGGGGGCAGGCTCAATCTTTCGAGAGGATCGGGTGCGGGGGCTGACCTCCGCCACGGCCATTTGGGTTTCCGCTGGGGCGGGCGTCGCTGCCGGGCTGGGGCTTTGGCAGCTGGGCCTTTTAGGCACCGGTTTTGCGCTGGTGATTTTGCGCCTGGTGAAATTTGCCGAAGACCACGACAAGCGGCCCAAACCCTGA
- a CDS encoding DUF6335 family protein: protein MNRKQSDSAQAPQSQAPLPHEIDAAPPPTDEPVIHLPSAQEATEAARTGLEDQSDRIGAEIPNSDLASERSLTAGDPDASALQASTVGEEAIGGTTPTPEQNNVDDIAAAVGLDTQPEHPVAVIREMQHRDDQRFELDPDSKDAAS, encoded by the coding sequence ATGAACCGCAAACAATCTGATTCTGCCCAGGCTCCCCAGTCGCAAGCGCCCCTGCCCCACGAAATTGACGCCGCGCCGCCGCCGACCGATGAGCCTGTGATCCATCTGCCCTCTGCCCAGGAGGCCACCGAGGCGGCCCGCACCGGGCTGGAGGATCAAAGCGATCGCATTGGCGCTGAGATACCCAATAGCGATCTGGCCAGCGAGCGATCGCTGACGGCAGGCGACCCCGACGCCAGCGCCCTGCAGGCCAGCACCGTGGGCGAAGAGGCGATCGGTGGCACCACCCCCACCCCCGAGCAAAACAACGTCGATGATATTGCCGCCGCCGTCGGCCTCGACACCCAGCCCGAACACCCCGTTGCCGTCATCCGTGAAATGCAGCACCGGGATGACCAGCGCTTTGAGCTAGATCCTGACTCTAAGGATGCTGCCTCTTAA